The following coding sequences lie in one Spirochaetia bacterium 38H-sp genomic window:
- a CDS encoding ABC transporter permease, whose product MRKLGVLVIKELKGLITRQVFISLFIVVFVFIFLGNSMRSMFGEIEKENIPSVPAIPQEALASTSDFVSFLADNNIAAFTEDRFSAIDIGSAVNKNNPVVLVFPKGFIENLFSSSSSLRIKVYAYLEAGGGIIGISKISATADKIKRELEEKLRAIIKTKSSKEDSILDMYLNPVTTEEHIVRHTKSARISFSAIIPYIINQTIMLAFLLFIATLTGAQFVAASIAAEKESKTLEVLLTLPIPRHQIVLAKMLAAGILSVIFVAIYFAGFWFYMQSITMPDSQKISSEAVNMMLAVKQLGIELPIWSNIMRIAAFLLSLLNALGIALILGLFAEDTKNVQVVITPIILVLLALYIITIMTNFASLPLVLRIILLFFPFTHAFLSTPLLIDSQYLSVAGGLLYQTIFFAVVVFLAIIIFNSDKVFTIKLGKKKNRKTA is encoded by the coding sequence ATGAGAAAGCTGGGTGTTCTCGTTATAAAGGAGTTAAAGGGGCTTATCACAAGGCAGGTTTTTATTTCTCTTTTTATAGTTGTTTTTGTTTTTATCTTTCTAGGGAATTCCATGCGCAGCATGTTTGGCGAGATAGAAAAAGAAAATATCCCTTCCGTACCAGCAATTCCACAAGAAGCGCTTGCATCAACCTCCGATTTTGTCTCTTTTCTTGCTGACAACAATATTGCAGCATTTACAGAAGACAGATTTTCAGCAATAGATATTGGCTCCGCAGTAAATAAAAACAACCCTGTTGTTCTAGTCTTCCCCAAAGGTTTTATAGAAAACCTTTTTTCTTCTTCCTCTTCTCTTAGAATCAAGGTTTATGCTTATCTGGAGGCAGGAGGAGGAATTATTGGCATATCCAAAATCTCTGCAACAGCAGATAAAATAAAAAGAGAACTGGAAGAAAAACTCAGAGCAATTATCAAAACCAAGTCCAGTAAAGAAGACAGTATACTGGATATGTATCTCAACCCAGTAACCACAGAAGAACACATAGTAAGACATACAAAAAGTGCAAGGATTTCATTCTCTGCTATTATCCCGTATATAATCAATCAAACTATAATGCTAGCCTTCCTGCTGTTTATAGCAACTCTTACAGGTGCTCAGTTTGTCGCAGCATCAATAGCAGCAGAAAAAGAAAGCAAAACACTGGAAGTGCTGCTTACCCTTCCAATACCGCGTCATCAGATAGTACTGGCAAAAATGTTAGCAGCAGGCATACTGTCCGTAATATTTGTAGCAATATACTTTGCAGGATTCTGGTTTTACATGCAATCCATAACAATGCCGGACTCACAGAAGATATCTTCGGAGGCAGTAAACATGATGCTTGCGGTAAAGCAACTGGGGATAGAACTTCCAATATGGTCAAATATTATGCGCATAGCAGCATTTCTACTGTCGCTCTTAAATGCACTTGGAATAGCACTCATATTGGGACTTTTCGCAGAAGACACCAAGAATGTGCAGGTAGTAATAACACCAATCATTCTGGTGCTTTTAGCATTATACATTATAACAATAATGACAAACTTTGCCTCTCTCCCCTTAGTGTTAAGAATAATACTGCTTTTTTTTCCTTTTACACACGCCTTTCTGTCAACCCCGCTTCTTATCGACAGCCAATACCTATCCGTTGCAGGAGGGCTCTTATACCAGACAATATTTTTTGCAGTTGTTGTGTTTTTGGCCATAATAATATTTAACAGCGACAAAGTATTTACCATAAAATTGGGAAAAAAGAAGAACAGGAAAACAGCTTGA
- a CDS encoding arginyltransferase, producing MKGIKKAIEEFTQSLPQSTVEKCPYLPGKAWITRLFITYHIDPAVYENLLAYGYRRSGYIIYKNQCPGCTACTPIRTDTENFTPTKSQKRTIKKNNDIKIIISDLNFDEQIFKLYKKYIADKHNNHKTNTQEFISFLCESPLETKIMRYYLGKKLIGAGFIDILPDGISSVYFAYDPAEKKRSLGTYSMIKEIEYSRHLGKKWLYSGFYIAETSKMSYKARFTPAQIAKDGIWKNK from the coding sequence TTGAAAGGCATAAAAAAGGCAATAGAAGAGTTTACACAATCACTTCCCCAAAGCACTGTAGAAAAATGCCCCTACCTCCCTGGAAAAGCCTGGATAACACGACTATTTATCACCTATCATATAGACCCTGCCGTGTACGAAAACCTACTTGCATACGGCTACAGACGCTCGGGCTATATAATATATAAGAACCAATGTCCGGGCTGCACAGCATGCACTCCCATAAGAACAGACACAGAAAACTTCACCCCCACAAAATCCCAAAAACGCACAATAAAAAAGAACAATGACATAAAAATAATAATAAGCGACCTCAACTTTGACGAACAAATATTCAAACTTTATAAAAAATACATAGCAGACAAACACAACAACCATAAGACAAACACCCAGGAATTCATCTCATTCCTCTGCGAAAGCCCGCTTGAGACAAAAATAATGCGCTACTATCTGGGGAAAAAACTAATAGGCGCGGGATTTATAGACATACTCCCTGATGGAATAAGCAGCGTCTACTTTGCATACGACCCGGCAGAAAAAAAACGCTCCCTCGGGACATACTCGATGATAAAAGAAATAGAATACTCAAGACACCTGGGCAAAAAATGGCTATACAGCGGCTTCTACATAGCAGAAACAAGCAAAATGTCCTACAAAGCTCGCTTTACCCCTGCACAGATAGCAAAAGACGGAATCTGGAAAAACAAATAA